One part of the Solea solea chromosome 16, fSolSol10.1, whole genome shotgun sequence genome encodes these proteins:
- the LOC131476130 gene encoding hsp90 co-chaperone Cdc37-like: protein MSGIDYSVWDHIEVSDDEDDTHPNIDTPSLFRWRHQARVERMEEFHKKGDDLNKSLADCRRRLAEAQKKVQELTISAKDEGKAELSKAQAEEKKLRKEEREWEKKRDDYNRDEKKQPWNVDTLSKEGFSKSVVNIKPESHEETEEEKEQKHKTFVEKNEKQIKHFGMLRRWDDSQKYLSDNPHLVCEETANYLVIMCIDLEVEEKRALMEQVAHQTIVMQFILELAKSLKVDPRGCFRQFFAKIKTADQQYQDAFNDELESFKERVRGRAKIRIEKAMKEYEEEERQKRLGPGGLDPVDVYESLPIEMQKCFDDKNIQLLQDVISKMDPTEAKLHMKRCIESGLWVPNSKPDDGDEKEEDATYEEVKQEPEEAKKE, encoded by the exons atgtcggGGATAGACTACAGTGTGTGGGACCACATCGAGGTGtcagatgatgaagatgacactCACCCCAACATCGACACACCCAGTCTCTTCAGATGGAGACACCAG GCACGGGTGGAGCGGATGGAAGAATTCCACAAAAAGGGTGACGACCTAAACAAGAGCCTCGCAGACTGTCGGCGTCGGCTAGCGGAGGCACAAAAGAAAGTACAAGAGCTGACCATTTCTGCAAAGGACGAAGGCAAAGCGGAGCTGAGCAAGGCTCAGGCCGAGGAGAAGAAGCTGAGAAAAGAGGAGCGGGAATGGGAGAAGAAGAGGGACGATTACAATCGGGATGAGAAGAAGCAGCCGTGGAACGTGGACACACTCAGCAAGGAGGGCTTCAGCAAG AGCGTCGTCAATATCAAACCTGAGTCTCATGAGGAAACcgaagaggagaaggagcagaagCATAAAAcctttgtggaaaaaaatgaaaagcaaatcaAACATTTTG GCATGCTGCGACGTTGGGATGACAGCCAGAAGTATCTCTCTGACAACCCCCATCTAGTATGTGAAGAGACTGCCAACTACCTTGTCATCATGTGCATCGACCTTGAAGTGGAGGAG AAACGCGCATTGATGGAGCAAGTGGCTCATCAGACCATCGTCATGCAGTTCATTCTGGAGTTGGCAAAAAGCCTCAAGGTGGATCCTCGCGGGTGCTTTCGTCAATTCTTTGCCAAAATTAAG ACGGCAGATCAACAGTACCAGGACGCTTTCAATGATGAGCTGGAGTCATTTAAGGAGCGAGTCCGTGGCAGGGCAAAGATCCGCATAGAAAAAGCCATGAAGGAGTATGAGGAAGAGGAACGACAGAAGCGCCTGGGGCCAGGAGGACTCGATCCTGTAGATGTGTACGAGTCCCTGCCAATA GAGATGCAGAAATGTTTCGATGACAAGAACATCCAGTTGCTACAGGATGTCATTAGCAAAATGGACCCAACG GAGGCGAAGCTTCACATGAAGAGGTGCATAGAATCCGGGCTCTGGGTCCCCAACTCTAAACCAGACGATGGGGATGAAAAAGAGGAAGATGCCACGTATGAGGAGGTGAAACAAGAGCCGGAAGAAGCTAAGAAGgaataa
- the cmc4 gene encoding cx9C motif-containing protein 4, with protein sequence MPQKDPCQKQACEIQKCLQAHRYVERMCDHVIQEMRRCCENRAGKSVCCSGFREPKPAEDKTKTL encoded by the exons ATGCCCCAGAAAGACCCGTGTCAAAAGCAGGCATGTGAAATTCAGAAGTGTTTACAAG CTCACAGGTACGTGGAGAGAATGTGTGACCATGTGATCCAGGAGATGCGGAGATGCTGTGAGAATCGGGCCGGGAAATCCGTGTGCTGCTCCGGCTTCAGGGAGCCCAAACCTGCGGAGGACAAGACGAAAACATTATAA